A part of Salvelinus sp. IW2-2015 linkage group LG16, ASM291031v2, whole genome shotgun sequence genomic DNA contains:
- the LOC111976065 gene encoding phosphatidylinositol 3-kinase regulatory subunit alpha-like translates to MTASDSSFQYRALFEYKREHGDDISLQPGDILTVLKASLKDYQEGDEHRSPKGWLHGTNERTKEKGNFPGTFVEYTGVLRQGLPATKPWPRAVPPTPGGTQSSVGPGPQPTGAAAAGGKCWN, encoded by the coding sequence ATGACAGCCTCTGACAGCAGCTTCCAGTACCGCGCACTCTTCGAGTACAAACGGGAGCATGGTGATGACATCAGCCTCCAGCCAGGGGACATCCTGACGGTCCTGAAGGCCTCTCTGAAGGACTACCAGGAAGGGGATGAACACCGCAGCCCCAAGGGATGGCTGCACGGCACCAACGAGCGGACCAAAGAGAAGGGCAACTTCCCCGGGACGTTTGTGGAGTACACTGGGGTGTTGAGGCAGGGGCTGCCCGCCACCAAGCCCTGGCCCAGAGCCGTTCCCCCAACCCCTGGGGGAACACAGAGCAGCGTGGGGCCCGGACCCCAGCCTACAGGGGCCGCTGCAGCAGGAGGTAAGTGTTGGAACTGA